CTAGGGGATCGTGCATCGGATGCGTAACCGGCCGACCGTGGGCGATGGGGATGGTGATTTCCATGGAGCCGTGATGAAGCGGTTTGTGGCAGTTCTTCTGGCAGCCACGACGTTCTGTATTGTGGCTATCTCAATCCAGCGTGAGGATGCCTGGGGAGCGGACGGCGGCGCCCGCCGAGCCCTTCTGGTGGGGATTGACCGCTACGCGCAGCCCGGTTCATCCGCAACAGGATCATCGATTCCTCCTTCCGGACGGCGTCATTGGACGAATCTCAAAGGGGCCGTCAATGATGTGCGTGCGCTTCGCGAGGTGTTGATCCATCGTCTTGGCTTTGAGCCGCAGAATGTGATTGTTCTCGCGAACGAAGAGGCCACGAGGCAGGCGATTCTTTCAACGTTCCAGCGACATCTGATCGATTCCGCCAAGCAGGGCGATCAGAGTATTTTCTTCTATGCCGGGCACGGGTCTCGCGTTCGAAACTCCCGCTCAACAGAACTGGACGGCAAAGATGAGACGGTCGTTCCTGCTGACGCCAATGTCGGCGCCGGGAACCGTGCGTTTGTCGAAATCCGGGACAAGGAGTGGGGCCGTCTTTTTTCCCAGGTGTTGGATAAGGGGGCCTGGCTGACCGCTCTCTTCGATAGTTGCCACAGCGGGTCCATTTCAAGAAGCGCGGCCCCAATCTCCTCCACCGCGCGCTTTCTCGAGGAAGACGATCGGGACATCGCTGCGTTTTTACCCCCCGATCAGGTCGCCCATGCCCCAGGGTTGGAACCGGAGAAGCGGGAGGGGGCATTGATCATTTCTGCTGCCCAGGAGGATCAACAGGCTAAGGAGACGCTTCAGATTACGGGTTCGGTTCGGGAATGGCACGGCGCATTTTCACTGGCACTCATTCAATCGCTGAACGAAATGTCGCCCCGGGTGTCGGCGGATCGGCTGTTTGACCGGGTAACGGCGCGTCTCATGGCGGAAGGGCATCAGCAGGAGCCGTCCATTGCCGGCATGGCCTCACGCCGCCATGCCCCCATATTCGGGGGGACTGCCGGCCCAATGTCGACGGGGATTCGTCTCAATCTCATCCAAGCCTATGCGGCCGACGATGTGGAGCTTCAGGGGGGAGTTGCGATTGGGTTGACTCCGGATACGGAGGTTGAACGGATTGCCAAGATCCCAGGAAAGCCACCGGTGCGGCTTCGGGTCACTGACGTCCGGAGTCTGACGAAGAGCCGTGCCCGGGTCGTGACTGGAAACTGGCAGGATCTCAAGCCCGGCGATGAATTTGAGGTCGTTCGGCGTGGGGTCCAATCCGTCTCGGCGTTGCCTGTTTGGGTGCCGCCATCTGTGGCGGACCATCGTCGGGTGAGGGGGCTCGCCAGGGAGGTGGCGAGTCTTGCCGCTCGTCACGGTGTGAGGATGGTTGAAGATCCGACAGTCTCAAATTCAGGCCAAATTCTCTCGTGGAATGGAAAGGAATGGGTGCTCTGGTCTCAGGCGGGTGCTCCCCGATCCTTGGGAAAGTCCCCAAGCGCGCTGGAGGTTTTTTCTCATATGCGGTCGAGTTCATCCGGGGAGGCATTGTTCATCAGTGTTCCCCCCACTCGTGATGTCGCTCGGGCGCTTGATGTTCGAGGGTTGTCCTCCCGCGGGGTGACGGTTGTCGCCAACCCGGATGAAGCGTTGTACACGCTCGTCGGACGGATGGTCGGTTCGCAGGTGGAATACGCGTGGGTGTTGACGCGATTGTCCCAGTCGACCAACGGTCGGTCCGCCAGGTCCGGGTTGCCCCTGCCTGAGCGGACGATTTGGAGCGGCACCCCGCCCGGATCCGGAGCGTGCGAGTCGGGAGATCTCCGGAATTGCCTCGCGAGGCTTGCCAAGCTCCATTATTGGCTGACGATCAGCGGAACCCAGGGCGAGAGCCGGTATCCGTATCGACTGGCTTTCAAGCGAGTGACCGACCATTCCGTGATCGATCGTGGTGAACTGGTTGAAGGCACCTATCAAATGGTGTTAGGGGCCGACACGAAGCAGATTGAGGCGATTCAGGAGGGGTGGGGACTTCAAGCGAGATATGTGTATGTGTTTGTCATCGATCGTGAAGGGAGCACTACGCAACTATTTCCTACTTCTGCCAGCCTGGAACGGTCAAACGTC
This DNA window, taken from Nitrospira sp., encodes the following:
- a CDS encoding caspase family protein; protein product: MKRFVAVLLAATTFCIVAISIQREDAWGADGGARRALLVGIDRYAQPGSSATGSSIPPSGRRHWTNLKGAVNDVRALREVLIHRLGFEPQNVIVLANEEATRQAILSTFQRHLIDSAKQGDQSIFFYAGHGSRVRNSRSTELDGKDETVVPADANVGAGNRAFVEIRDKEWGRLFSQVLDKGAWLTALFDSCHSGSISRSAAPISSTARFLEEDDRDIAAFLPPDQVAHAPGLEPEKREGALIISAAQEDQQAKETLQITGSVREWHGAFSLALIQSLNEMSPRVSADRLFDRVTARLMAEGHQQEPSIAGMASRRHAPIFGGTAGPMSTGIRLNLIQAYAADDVELQGGVAIGLTPDTEVERIAKIPGKPPVRLRVTDVRSLTKSRARVVTGNWQDLKPGDEFEVVRRGVQSVSALPVWVPPSVADHRRVRGLAREVASLAARHGVRMVEDPTVSNSGQILSWNGKEWVLWSQAGAPRSLGKSPSALEVFSHMRSSSSGEALFISVPPTRDVARALDVRGLSSRGVTVVANPDEALYTLVGRMVGSQVEYAWVLTRLSQSTNGRSARSGLPLPERTIWSGTPPGSGACESGDLRNCLARLAKLHYWLTISGTQGESRYPYRLAFKRVTDHSVIDRGELVEGTYQMVLGADTKQIEAIQEGWGLQARYVYVFVIDREGSTTQLFPTSASLERSNVLPSPEELNRSAGALSEVSLGEAGLISIHPPYGVDTYLLITSARPIPYLSELVESGPVVSPSHPLRGEMDWSIDRLFLRSSPAGAPHGS